From the Chelonoidis abingdonii isolate Lonesome George chromosome 4, CheloAbing_2.0, whole genome shotgun sequence genome, the window aaactcactcactctctcatgcccgtcaccccaatcagGGTATGGGCCatttgctctagctggttccaaggatagcaaaaaaaaaaaaaaaaaagggctatcagcctgaaggtcgcgtcgccaaaTTGTATCAAAGGTGGCTGACAAATCAATGAGGatggagtactggttctgagATCTGAATAAGAAGAGGTTATTAGAGATTTTGGTGAGAACAGTTTCAGTTGAATGATAGAGGAAGCCAGAATGGACAGAAGTGGACGGTTTGCAGAGAGAGTCAAAGGGCTAAAAGGCAGCTCAGATTCTACGCACGAAATTTAGTTAAGGTGGAGAAGGAGAGTTGTTAACTGGGAAGATGGCAGAATTGAAAGAAGACAGAAGGAATTTCTAATGGAGGAAGTCAATCTGGTCATGGGATTTCTACGAGATGCTCTGCAGCATGAGAACTGGATCAGAGGAAACAGACTTAGGGGGTGAGTCAGGGTCGCGGGTTGGCAGGGCAGATCTCGCAATGGGACAGAGGGGTGGAGAGTAGATGATAGCAACATGAAGAGGGAGAGGAGTCAGATGCAATGTTAttcaaaggaagagaaagagtgAGAAGAGGGAAGATATAGGGGTTGGAAATAGCAATCAGAAAGAAGCTGGGAAATCAGTGTAAGAAAAGGAGAGGCCTCGGTAAGATGGggcagctgcagaagcagtgtCAAAGGGATCCAAGTCTCTGTGAGAACTAGGAACTGGACAGTGCAAGATACAAAGAGGTTATGGATGCTAAGGTCATTTTAGAAGTGGAGTGGGCATTCCACCCATTCCTCTTtccctaggccaggggtaggaaacctatggcacatgtgccaaaggcggcacatgagctgattttcagtggcactcacactgcccgggtcctggccaccggtctgggggactctgcattttaatttaatatgaaacttcttaaacattttaaaaaccttatttactttacatccaacaatagtttagttatatattatagacttatataaagagactttctaaaaatgttaaaatgtattactggcatgcgaaaccttaaattagagtgaataactgaagactcggcataccacttctgaaaggttgccgatccctgccctagGCTATTCTATAACTCGCTGTTTCCTAATAGACCTAAGAAGAACACTGACATTCTCAAAATTTCTCTTTTAACTTTTTCAAATAGTTAGCTTTCTTTCACAGATTGACGTTACAGCAAAACATTTCCAGTGTCAAAAAGCTTTCAAACATGCATTATGTTcctgtaaatatttcaaaatgatgaagaaattggggggaaaaaactatttttttccacaaccTTGGATGATACCAGAGGCAAATATGATCATAGAGAGTATGGGGATTGGTGGGGAAGAgcaaggagaagcaggaggatAGGCAGTTGTGTGGAGGGCTGAGGTGGATGAAGGTATGAAgatggttttttggggggaggggagataacAGTGATCTGTGTAGGCAACAAGGAATTTATGGGGGGCAGCAGATCTTTGTGGGCAGGGCAAGAACTGGGCAAATGAGGGGATCTGTGTGTCGGGAGCAAGAATAAGTATGAGGACGAGTATGGGGAGCAGAAGTTTTAAATGAAGGAAGCAGATGCGTCTCCATCGGGTAGACAGCGGGTATGGGGAAAAATAAAGCGAGCTGTGGAGGTCAAGGATGGAGCGCGTGGGGCGGGGAGCAGGAGAAGATCTGACAGAAGGAGGCAATGGATACAGGGCGAGCAGAGGGTCTCTGGATGGCGCAGGGTGTGTGCAGTGGAAGGGTGAGAGAAGCGAGAACTGGCGGGGTCTATGGGGAGCGAGGGTCTCGGGAAGCGGGGAGAGCCGGGCTGGATCTCTGCGGGGGGCGAAGGGAGCCGGGGTCTCTGTGTGGGAGCCAGGCTGGCTCGGGACACCCCGCGCGCTCCCGGGGTCTGCACTCACCGCCTCGCCGGTGCGCTCGGGACCCCACATCTCACCGGTGCCGCATGTCACATCAGCGCACTTGACATCACGGTCGCATACTTATCTCGTCACTAGTCCCCGCCTTCTAGTCGCCATAGGAACAGGTCGCCGCGAGCTCTTGTCACAAAGATTCCGTAGAGACGGATCCGTGCTGGGAATCGACGCCCGCAACTTCCCGCCGGGGCCAAGATGCGGAAGGGGAAAGGCGCGAAGCGGGAGAGGTAACTGGCAAGCGAGGGAAGTGGAGAGATGAGGGGGCAGGTAACCAGGGTaacgggggaagggagggggaggtgtggTGTGGGGGAATAGGGAGATAATGGGGCAGGTAACCAGGcaatgtgggaggggagggcagagggagtcCTTGGCCGTGGGGTCCCAGCGGGGTGGGAGTTCCAGGGGCCTCGTACCCACGTGCCTCAGCTTTTCCTCATAGGGCGAAGAAGGGGGCCAAGGCTGAGTCGAAGGTGGCTAAGGAATCTGAGGCTGAGCGGGCCAAGGCCAGTGCAGCGCTATGGGAAGCCCGGCTAGAGGTGACCGAGATCTCCCGCTCCGAGTATCGCGAGGCTGCCCGTGTGCTGGCCAGGAACAACGAGGAGCTGACATGGCAGCAGCACTGTCTGGAGAAGGACACAGTCGAGGTGATCAGCTTTCTCAAGAAGCAGGATGTGGAGAAAGAAGAGCAGGTATATGCAGAGAACCAAGAAACCTGTCCAccactccctgcacccctccGAGCATCCACACCAAAGATGGCAGTGTAGCAGCCTGCAGGCCCAGGGACGTCTTAACAGCAGGTTTAGAGGGAGATGCAGACTGTCCACAATGTCACCAGCAAATGTGAGGTGACCATAGCACCTGCTGCTCATGGTGCACATGCAGCTCCTAATGCAGCATAGGACCTTTTGAAATAGCTGATAGAACAAATCCAAAGTAGCTCACAGGTAGTATCATCTTCTATATACCACAAATATTCTGCACATGCTCCAGGCAGCTCTGATGAGCATTGTGGGAAAGGTGCAACAATCTGCCAGTTGCACTATGCTTTCGGTGGATACTGTAGGCAGACAGGGTGAGCTGAGCACATCCAAAACAGGATGCTTGGCATGGATGATGTGCATCTTTGCTGTTTTCATTGGAACATTTTCACTGGAGGAAGCTGCAGTTTTCTCGTTTGGAAATATGGACAAGTTTCCTAGTGAAAGTGTAACTGGATCCAGAATTGCCCAAATAGTAAAGCAGTTGTGCAGTGTTAATGAGTTATCTTTCTTGCATTAGACCACCTTTGGCAGGACCAGCAATAGTCAGCCTCTTCTGACACCTGCAGGCCGTATTTTAAATATGCGAAGTCAAAGCTAGATGCACATTTGCTCCTGAAACCAAGAGTGTTTTTACAACATCTGTGTAACTTTGTTCTGAGTTTCTCCAATATCAGACACAGTGATTGGGTTTTTTGTGCTCCCCTGTTGACACTTACAAGAGTTTCTTCAGTAAGAGAGAGTGGACAGATCTAAGAGCCTCAACTCCAAACATacagtacaagaagtggggaacTGATTCTGGGGTCCCATGGTGGCCCCATGTGCTGCTCTAGTGGCATAATGAGGGCTGCAGTGGCCTATGAGGAATTCTGCCAACACAGAATCAGTGTAGGGTCAGTGTACACAGCCTCCCCCCCAGTCCCCACTTAAATCCTATAAATGAGAGGTCTTTCTGTGTTGCTGTAGCTTTCTTGGTGTGATCCCACAAAGAGGCTTGAGGAGGGTTAAACAAATGAGGCAGAGTTTTCCCCATGATGATGACTTCTCTATTTTCATCTTGTGCAGATTGCAAAACTGAAGCAACAGATAGCAGATTTGAAACAGCAGGCCCAAGAAGAGAATGAGAAAGTGGTGAGTGaacttttctcttttccctcagAACGAGGCCTTTACAGCAGGCTGAGCAGTGGTTTTGGTTATAGTAAGATGAGCAAGTTAGAAAGAGTTGAGATGCAGTAAAGGTTTTGAGGTAAACCCCTGGCATGAGGAAAAAACCTGCAAAAGAGAAGTGGAGTAGGGACTATACAAGGCCTTTCTAGCTGTGAGTGTGGTTTGCTATCTCAGATACCAGTAATAATACCTATAGATAAGGTGTGGGCAGAGATACAACAGAAACATGTCTAATTTTCAGACTACAGAAGTCTGCTATTCCCCACCCTTAAGCAACGAATTGCATTAAGTAGGCTCTTCAAGGACCTCTTGCCCATCCATCCCTAAAAATAACAAGGAACAGAACAGACTGAGAATTGACATATTATTAAAAGATAGCTCTAAACATAATATTTCTTTCTAGGCCTCCTCTTTTGCTGGTAGTTTGATTCTGTCCAACTTGTTGCCTTTCCTTCTAGTGATAACTCTAATTAATtgagtgactttttaaaattctgcacatcaAAGTTATTAATTTGCATTGGCTGTCCATTTCCTGCAGTGATATTGTTGAATGGTTGTGACTTGTTCCCTTCTTGATTAGAATTTCTGATTTGCAGGCAGAACATTATTCTGCACAATTGAAGGATCTGGAGGAGAAAttcagcaaaaaagccagagaaaTTGGCTTAATTCAGTTGGaactgaaaacaataaaagaatttCGCAAGAAGAAAGCACAtatggagaaggaactggaagaTGTAAGTTTGTGATGTGTTAATTTTGGATGTTTTAATGGCCTGAAAGCAATACTAACACAATCTAATTTAAAACTGTTAATTCAACGTGGTAACCTGTACTGGTACTAACTACATGCTCTACAGAACTTTGTCTGCAATGATTTATATGAGAAGTCATACTGCCTCCTTTATGGCATGGTGAGTGACTGATACCGAAAGAATATCAGATGCACCTGGCTGACTGTTTACTAAAACCAGGGCTGTGAGTGTAGAAAGCACTATATTGGTCAGACTTATATGTTCCTGAACTAGCATATAGTTTGGGGGAGACCATTTAAAGTCAGCATTATTTGACCTAAAAAGAATCAGTATGTTTTCTGAACTTGGCTGGTTAGTACAGGAATAATTTCCAACTTCAGCCAGGTGGTGGCTTCTTCAATTGCTTCTGCCTCTAGCACAAAAATGGACAGATTGCTACTAAAAGGTCTATTCTAGCCTCATTACTGAGGACAAATACAACAAACGTTCTATCTACAAATGTCTTGAGAaaaatatagggccaaatccaAGCCCTATAATAAAGTATCTAGTACTTGTAGTGATTgttatccatagatctcaaagccaTTTACAGAGGTGACTTTGGATTGCTAACATTTGACTTATACCCTTCTGCACTAGGCCAGGATTGCAGGGCCTGGGATCCAGTCAGTTTATATACCAGAAGGGGCTTATGGCTCCTTTAAGAATATGTACAGAAGACCTAGTATTTGGGCTATAAGTACCATAGGGTTTATAAATGATATAACGTGATTTCTCAATACCCAGTTCAATAGGCAGATGGAATGCAGTGACTGCCTTATCTCTTGACACAAGTAAGTCACTTAGATTGTAGACTATTTAGGGCAGAGACTATcatttgctatatgtttgtatagtgcctcaCACAATGGAACCCTGATCCATTATTTGgtgccacaatacaaataataaataattttttaggTGTAAGGTATGAAATACACCTTTCTACAGAATTTTCTCAAAGAAATTCAAGTACCAGGTTTTGGATAGCACAGATGACTGAATGAGTAGAAAGAATGTAACTAGCTGTGTGAGACTGGGGAGAGTTTTACAAGGGCCTATGCCGTGTTCTGTATATTTATTAACAGACTAGTGGAAAGTATGCTAATGATGCTTgacaatgatttaaaaataagggAGCTAGTAAATtatgaaagagaaggaaagtgTAACATGACTAAAGAGAAGTAGAGACGAGGCAGAGATTATGCAAGGGGCTGATGAGGGCCTGATAAGTACAAGACAAAAACTGGGAGATGCCTCTCCAGACAGTTTCATCTACACTTTTATCTAAAAGGCTGAAATACACCACCATtgttaaagtgatttttttttttaaatcatagatAAAAGAGAATATGAGAATCTCAAACAGGGAACATCAGGAGACTCTTGGAAGGCTGGAGAACAGGTTCATTGAAGAAAAGGTACAGTGTCTTACGAAGGATTTAGGAATCTCATATTAGAACAATGTGACTTTCCCTATTGACCCAGGTTTCAGTTGCTTTGGTTATTTGATGAACATTTTACAatcatcagagagagagagagagagagtgtgagtgtgagagagagagagagtgtgagtgtatgtgtgtgtaagtaaatacAAGAAGATGATGTGGCAATTGGGTGCAGCTTTCCAGGGAAAGTCACAGGAGCATCAAGATCCCTGACGGGCCATATAATTGCTCCATCCCCGCTCCCAAAGGGAAGTTGTTTCAGTGCCCCCAAGGGGGGCATATCACTGCTCgctcactccctctcttcctctagGATACAAGATTGTATCAGTGGCCAGTTCAATCCCATGTATGTGATTTTAGAAAAACGCTTTGAGTCTAATTTTATCTTTAGTACCACATAGTCTCAGTCTGTATTTAAACAGCCTTTTCTCCCCTTCAGCAACTACTAGAAAGAGAGGCTGAGAAGAAGATAGTAATGCTGGCAGAGAGAGCCCACCATGAGGCCATTGTGTAAGCCATTTGCGTTATCTGTTCCCCAGTTACAATGAGGAGTCAGAAAGCCACTGTAACTCTTGGTCTTATAAATAACTGCCAGGCAGCCAACACTACTATACACAACAAGGACCCTTTGTGGGAAAATGGGTAAGGACCTTTAGCAGCATCTATATTACTTTCACACTTCAAATGCAGGCACCATCACCATCCGGACATCTCTACCATCAGACTAATATCGGCTCCAGTCCAGATACTGAGGCAATGCTGTCTCAGTGACACTTCCATGATCCCCCATCTTCTGGTCCAGCCCTGGTGCTGGAAGCAAAGCTGTCTCAGTGACAGTCCTATaaatgaattctctctctctgaaattaGGGTATTGATTTTAATATAGGAAGAACCAAAAGGCTGAGATGTCACCTCTTGTGTTTTTGTTTCGCCTTCTCCAGGCAGTTagacagcactgggagagcagtGTTTAAGGAGAATGTTCGTCTTCAGGAGGCTCTTGCTTATCACCTGAAGGAGACAGAGGAGCTAAAAAAAGTCAAGCAGCAGCTAGAAGAGGACAAAGCTTTTCTTCTGCAGGAGAAGGTTCCTGCTCTGATTTCTAATTCTATTTCATTCTTCCCTAGGAAGGGGCTCTTGAAATCCAAATTCTGGATACAGATGCAAGTTCATTGGGAGTAGCGCCTTTCCAAGTCAGACCCATCCACAATTTACAGGATTTTGGAGCTATCTTAAGAAACATGAGGCTCTTATTCTGTTCTTTTAATTGTGGAGGagaaaatagaaaacatttcCTATAGTGCCCCTCTAAGAGGAGTTCAGTGTATACAATGGGGAGTACACAGATCAGACACTCTTCAGCTTGCTTCTCTTGCAGGCAGAGCCCTGACCCAGATTACTACTCACACTCCAGCATGGAAGTGCTGGAGTATCTATCCGTCTGATGTAACCCATTTGTTATTATTGTTGAAAGAGTTCTGAGGTTCAGGGTGACCAAGATAAGAGTCCAAATCATTGTCTCTTGTCCTTTAGGAAACCAATGAGACTTTGGTTCAGGAAAAGGTCCGGCAAGTCACTCTGCAAAAAGCACAGATCCAAGCACTGCAGCACAAGGTGGAGAGACTGGAGATGGCACTAGGTCATATGACCCAAGAATTTGAAACAGAAATTCAGAAGACACGGCATCACGCTTTAGTTCAAAACCAGGCAGGCATGGTAGAGATCaacaagctgcagcagctgctggagatgAAGGATCGGGAGATGAATCGAGTGAAGAAACTGGCCAAGAACATTCTGGATGAGAGGAGTGAGGTAGAGAGTTTCTTCTTAGAAGCTCTGGACCAGGTGAAGCGTGAGATCGTGTCCAGCAGGAAGTGCTACAAGCAGGTGGCCCAAGTTGCCTATCAGAAGAAAATGATGGAGGCATTTGCAGGGAAGGAAGAGTACCCCAAAATCAGAACGTTTAACAGCAATGCTCACAGCACAAATAGTGTGTACAGGGACCTGCAGGAGGCAGAGAAATGGTACATGTAATTAAACAGCAGATGATTTAGTGTCCATCTCCCTGGCTCATAGGAATGAAACCTAAGTCTTAAAAATCCCTGTGCAGTAACAATACCCAAATTAGTAATCTCTGTGGAGGCTCCTGtgatgggaggggaggaaagaagtTCAGCATTGGAGGGGAGACTGCAGACCCAACTGTTCAGGGTAgggagcagagctgcccagagaattcagggtgcctggggcaaagcaatttcaggggcgcCTTCCATAAAAAaggttgcaaaactatagaatattatatacTCAAAGGGGGCCttcagcagggcctggggcaaattgccccttcCGCCCCCGGGGTGGCCCTGGTAGGGAGGTTCAGGACTGACtgctgctgcagacctggcagaACACAATAGAAGGGACAATATTAACACTGAAACCTAAAAATGACAATTAAATGCCAACACTTATTTATTTCATTGctgattattttaatgtatttttcttgcAACCTCTGTCTCCCTTGCCTCCGTTTGGGCCAAAAGCTTCAGTTGCACACCTCCCTTGACATCTTCTCAAAGCAGTTCTTCATTGTCAATACAAAAATCTGTGgcacaatgaaaactgaaaaaggggcaactgtataaaataaatgtaatataatATCAAAATCAATAACAGGAGCTACTGTACTGATTGTTTTAtacctttttaaatttaattcaataaaagcCTCTGGTTTTGAAATTTATCTGAAGATGCCACAAAATTTCCAGAGTGTCCATCAGACTGCAGCAGAATCTAGGTACTTTGCCACAGAATTTAGGTTCAATTTTGTGCAGACTACATGGGGCCTTTCTTAGAGGTAAAAGCTCTATATTTTATTCTTGATTAAAACATGTCGAATTTAAAGAGGTGGGGAAGATTGATCAAGGTGTATAGTCCATCTCCTGCCAATGAAGGATTATTTTCTGCTTACATATCATTGACCAGCTGAGTGAAACTTAGGAAATTCAGAGCTATGATTGAAAATCCTTTCTGTGTCCACTGTTCAGAAAGAAGGAGATTTTATGCTGGATGGTAAGAGTTTTGTTTGGTCTTATTCTCCTACTCTGTTGATCTGCTCACTGATGTTTTTCAGGACAAATATCCAGCAAGGGAAGGTGGATATTGGCCAGTTGACCTGGGAGCAGAAGGAATGTGTTCTGAGGTTACTCTTTGCAAGAATGAATGGCCGGGAGCGACGGTAATGCTCTGTTTCTATGGTACTAGATGGACACAGGGCTCTTCCTGTTGTGGAATCCAGGGTGATTGCTTGGATTCCCCCATTCTGGAGCTAATGCTGAACCTGTCCTGAGCAGTAATTGTGCAGGCTGAGGGAAAGATATTCTAGCTCAATTTGGAGAAGGGAATTTTAGCTAATTTTAGTCTGGCTCTAGGTTGAGCTACTAGGTCTTCATGTGTAGTTTAAGATACctctgaagaggaagaaaagtaGCTGTAGTAGTGAAGAGGACAGAGAGGCGTCCTAGAGTCTAGACCAATGAAATGGGATTAATTTTATTCACAGTGCTTAACTGATTCCTGCTTATCTTTAGCAAGTGAACATAAAGAGATAATTTATCCAGTTAATGAGAGAAGAGTCCCATAAACAGAATGAAATCTGTGCTTGGTCTGTGGCAAAGATAAAGAATCTGTCCAATCATAAAAAAGTTATAAATGTGTTGAAATTTTCACAGACTGGCCATTAAAATTGTACTCACAATATAGCTCATGTTGCTATTTGCATGCCGAATTTGTGAAAGTAGCTTTAGAAGTCTCTTTGAAAACTTGATTTACAAACTGGAAACTGAAAGATTAAGCAACATAAATCATGCTTGCATGTATTAAAGAATACATAGGAGATCTCAAATACTAATCTAAAATGCTATATGTGCAATGTGGGAGTGTAAAGGTTGAGGTGGGAATAGTAACTCTTAcactttgtgtgtttgtttgaaattCTGAGCCTTAGTGTTACATTAATGgaagtttttattattttgtttcatttttacaataGAGATTAAAAACATATATCtaactatatacaatatataaaaacattCTTGTGTGTGCATGGTAACTAAAAAGTGACACTGATCATTGTCCAAGCTGAGAGGGAAACTCATGACAAAAAAATGCTCCAACAAACAGCATTACTGGGAATACAGTTGGATGCTATATTAGAAATGTGTTCACTTTTAATAATCATACATATAGCAGTTTTGTAGGGTCATGTCCAAATTAATGTATTTCATTTAGGGAAAACACTATGTTCTACTCACTTTTCATGCTTTGCTCACAAACTGGAATTGGAAGACCAATCTGTCATTTaaacttcattttctgttttaaactaAGATCAGCTTAATAGTAGATATATCATCTGCTAGGGGAGTCTGTCTGTTCCCTGTGAATCAGAAGGGGAATGGATTTGATGAGCTAATCACTGAGTCATGGTCACTGAAGTTAGAAATTGAATTAATGTCCAGAGTGGCTAAATAGGGGGGATAATCTAGGCTCTATAAATGAAGAGTTGGAACAGCCATCCCCTGTTAGAACTGAGTGGCAGAGCAGAAACTTACTGTACTTTATCCCTGAACTCtgcatttctgtctctctctcaattaCTCCTTACTGTAGCAAGAAAACTTTAGCAGCAAAACACAAGTTCCATTGTCTAGATTAAAGTACACCTAGCACCAGACTAGCACTTCTGGCTGCTATTCATCTTCCCTTATATAGTGAGGAAGAGAGATAGGTATGGCATAGAGAGAAGCCTCTTAGTACACGTTACACTTAATCCATATTTCTCCTGCCTTTGTTTCCTCCTCACAGGAAAGGCAAACATGTTTTGGTCCCTTCAGCTCCAGCTGCTGTTACTCCTCGTTctgaagaaagaaacaaaactaggtaagatattatatttttatagcaCTCTGTCTAGGTACTCGGCAGCCTCCATTAACACAACACCCAAGCACCTccaacatatttaaaaacagaaatataatcATCTTTCCCAGCATGAAAGAGAAATACTTTGCTTAGTCtgaaggtttttgtttgcttgtttgtgcTGGTGTGTCTGCACGTGAACACGTTTGAGGGAAAATTTAAGTTGAAATGATTAATTTTGCTTTGAGTTCTGAATGTGTAGTCTCTAGTCATTCCTATCTCTTCTGTTTGTGAGTTCCAGACTCTTGGTCCAGCAGCTCCATTCTGTCTTCTGTACTCA encodes:
- the BBOF1 gene encoding basal body-orientation factor 1 isoform X2, yielding MERVGRGAGEDLTEGGNGYRASRGSLDGAGCVQWKGERSENWRGLWGARVSGSGESRAGSLRGAKGAGVSVWEPGWLGTPRALPGSALTASPVRSGPHISPVPHVTSAHLTSRSHTYLVTSPRLLVAIGTGRRELLSQRFRRDGSVLGIDARNFPPGPRCGRGKARSGRAFPHRAKKGAKAESKVAKESEAERAKASAALWEARLEVTEISRSEYREAARVLARNNEELTWQQHCLEKDTVEVISFLKKQDVEKEEQIAKLKQQIADLKQQAQEENEKVAEHYSAQLKDLEEKFSKKAREIGLIQLELKTIKEFRKKKAHMEKELEDIKENMRISNREHQETLGRLENRFIEEKQLLEREAEKKIVMLAERAHHEAIVQLDSTGRAVFKENVRLQEALAYHLKETEELKKVKQQLEEDKAFLLQEKETNETLVQEKVRQVTLQKAQIQALQHKVERLEMALGHMTQEFETEIQKTRHHALVQNQAGMVEINKLQQLLEMKDREMNRVKKLAKNILDERSEVESFFLEALDQVKREIVSSRKCYKQVAQVAYQKKMMEAFAGKEEYPKIRTFNSNAHSTNSVYRDLQEAEKWTNIQQGKVDIGQLTWEQKECVLRLLFARMNGRERRKGKHVLVPSAPAAVTPRSEERNKTSTENIAPSLTFITQQVPVSEPSSHGAILPDIEMVTSQTAE
- the BBOF1 gene encoding basal body-orientation factor 1 isoform X1, with the protein product MRKGKGAKRERAKKGAKAESKVAKESEAERAKASAALWEARLEVTEISRSEYREAARVLARNNEELTWQQHCLEKDTVEVISFLKKQDVEKEEQIAKLKQQIADLKQQAQEENEKVAEHYSAQLKDLEEKFSKKAREIGLIQLELKTIKEFRKKKAHMEKELEDIKENMRISNREHQETLGRLENRFIEEKQLLEREAEKKIVMLAERAHHEAIVQLDSTGRAVFKENVRLQEALAYHLKETEELKKVKQQLEEDKAFLLQEKETNETLVQEKVRQVTLQKAQIQALQHKVERLEMALGHMTQEFETEIQKTRHHALVQNQAGMVEINKLQQLLEMKDREMNRVKKLAKNILDERSEVESFFLEALDQVKREIVSSRKCYKQVAQVAYQKKMMEAFAGKEEYPKIRTFNSNAHSTNSVYRDLQEAEKWTNIQQGKVDIGQLTWEQKECVLRLLFARMNGRERRKGKHVLVPSAPAAVTPRSEERNKTSTENIAPSLTFITQQVPVSEPSSHGAILPDIEMVTSQTAE